A single region of the Kocuria rosea genome encodes:
- a CDS encoding tRNA (adenine-N1)-methyltransferase — MTGTADHTAAPAPASPRGAANRRGPFRAGERVQLTDERGRMNTVTLADDGEFHSHRGVLSHGELIGRPEGTVVENSAGFRYQALRPLLKDFVLSMPRGAAVVYPKDAGQIVTMADIFPGARVVEAGVGSGALSISLLRAVGDEGRLHSFERRAEFADIARGNVETMFGGPHPAWQISIGDLAEELGEHEAPGSVDRVVLDMLAPWECLDAVATALTPGGVVMCYVATVTQLSRTAEAMRADGRFTEPDASETMVRGWHVEGLAVRPDHRMVAHTGFLLSARRLADGSERLAPKRRASKSEYSEEDLQAWTPVALGERDVTDKKLRRAGRDALGLAERAAGATPPADAPARATTPAAAPADPAPDAASEQPHEERP; from the coding sequence ATGACCGGAACCGCTGACCACACCGCCGCCCCCGCCCCCGCGTCCCCGCGGGGCGCCGCCAACCGGCGCGGGCCCTTCCGGGCCGGGGAGCGCGTGCAGCTGACCGACGAGCGCGGCCGGATGAACACGGTCACGCTCGCGGACGACGGCGAGTTCCACTCCCACCGCGGCGTGCTCAGCCACGGCGAGCTCATCGGCCGCCCGGAGGGCACCGTGGTCGAGAACTCCGCCGGGTTCCGGTACCAGGCCCTGCGCCCGCTGCTCAAGGACTTCGTGCTGTCCATGCCGCGCGGCGCCGCGGTGGTCTACCCCAAGGACGCCGGCCAGATCGTCACGATGGCCGACATCTTCCCGGGCGCCCGGGTGGTCGAGGCCGGTGTCGGCTCCGGCGCGCTGTCCATCTCTCTGCTGCGCGCGGTGGGGGACGAGGGCCGGCTGCACTCCTTCGAACGGCGGGCGGAGTTCGCCGACATCGCCCGCGGCAACGTGGAGACCATGTTCGGCGGCCCGCACCCCGCGTGGCAGATCAGCATCGGGGACCTCGCCGAGGAGCTCGGCGAGCACGAGGCGCCCGGCTCCGTGGACCGTGTGGTCCTCGACATGCTCGCCCCGTGGGAGTGCCTCGACGCCGTGGCCACGGCCCTGACCCCCGGCGGGGTCGTCATGTGCTACGTCGCGACCGTCACCCAGCTCTCCCGCACCGCCGAGGCGATGCGCGCCGACGGCCGCTTCACCGAGCCCGACGCCTCCGAGACCATGGTCCGCGGCTGGCACGTCGAGGGCCTGGCCGTGCGCCCGGACCACCGCATGGTCGCCCACACCGGCTTCCTGCTCTCCGCCCGCCGGCTGGCCGACGGCTCCGAGCGGCTGGCGCCCAAGCGGCGGGCCTCCAAGTCCGAGTACAGCGAGGAGGACCTGCAGGCCTGGACCCCCGTGGCCCTCGGCGAGCGGGACGTCACCGACAAGAAGCTGCGCCGCGCCGGCCGCGACGCCCTGGGCCTGGCCGAGCGCGCCGCCGGCGCGACCCCGCCGGCCGACGCCCCCGCCCGGGCCACGACACCGGCGGCCGCTCCGGCGGACCCCGCACCCGACGCCGCGTCCGAGCAGCCCCACGAGGAGCGCCCGTGA
- a CDS encoding site-2 protease family protein → MSRPRSEGIPLGRIGGVPITLSWSWFVIAAVTVLLYTPVLMTAYPRLGALNYAASLGFALTLALSVLLHELAHAWTGRAFGWPTGRIVLSLLGGHTHFGDVRSTPLASAAVSLAGPAVNLALGLAGWTLLRTGEPSPTLGWVLLDLTTWANLIVGVFNVLPGLPLDGGRVVEALVWAVTGREHHGTVVAAWTGRLLAVGLVVGAGVTGLWNQPVALVLVVLIAGFMWQGAGASLRGAAVLSRVHGVSAAALAEPAVAVPEGVSLAHTDRLVTDHLARAAAPGGPVPHVLAVSPDRQVVGLLLPAAADAVPPARRADTPLTSVLQHLPADAVLDAGLREESLLRAVAAREYPHYVVTGPDGALVGVLRTAALERLLAG, encoded by the coding sequence GTGAGCCGCCCCCGCAGCGAGGGCATCCCTCTGGGCCGGATCGGCGGGGTGCCCATCACGCTCTCCTGGTCGTGGTTCGTGATCGCCGCGGTCACCGTGCTCCTCTACACCCCCGTGCTGATGACCGCCTACCCGCGGCTCGGCGCGCTCAACTACGCCGCGTCCCTGGGCTTCGCCCTGACCCTGGCCCTGTCCGTGCTGCTGCACGAACTGGCCCACGCCTGGACGGGCCGGGCCTTCGGCTGGCCCACCGGCCGGATCGTGCTCAGCCTGCTCGGCGGCCACACCCACTTCGGGGACGTGCGCAGCACCCCGCTGGCCTCCGCCGCGGTCTCGCTGGCCGGACCGGCCGTGAACCTCGCGCTCGGCCTGGCCGGCTGGACGCTGCTGCGCACCGGGGAGCCGTCGCCCACGCTCGGCTGGGTGCTGCTCGACCTCACCACGTGGGCGAACCTCATCGTCGGCGTCTTCAACGTGCTGCCGGGCCTGCCTCTGGACGGCGGCAGGGTGGTGGAGGCCCTGGTCTGGGCGGTCACCGGCCGGGAGCACCACGGCACGGTGGTGGCCGCCTGGACGGGCCGGCTGCTCGCCGTGGGCCTCGTCGTCGGGGCCGGGGTCACGGGCCTGTGGAACCAGCCCGTCGCCCTCGTGCTCGTCGTCCTCATCGCCGGCTTCATGTGGCAGGGCGCCGGGGCGTCCCTGCGCGGGGCGGCGGTCCTGTCCCGCGTGCACGGCGTCAGCGCCGCCGCGCTGGCCGAGCCCGCCGTGGCGGTGCCGGAGGGCGTCTCCCTGGCCCACACCGACCGGCTGGTCACCGACCACCTCGCCCGCGCCGCCGCCCCGGGCGGCCCGGTCCCGCACGTGCTGGCCGTCTCCCCGGACCGGCAGGTCGTCGGTCTGCTCCTGCCGGCCGCGGCCGACGCCGTGCCCCCGGCCCGGCGGGCCGACACCCCGCTGACGTCCGTGCTCCAGCACCTGCCCGCCGACGCCGTGCTCGACGCCGGGCTGCGCGAGGAGTCCCTGCTGCGGGCCGTCGCCGCCCGGGAGTACCCCCACTACGTGGTGACGGGACCCGACGGCGCCCTCGTGGGCGTGCTGCGCACCGCCGCCCTCGAGCGCCTGCTCGCCGGCTGA
- a CDS encoding HAD family hydrolase: MSSLPSASPDDLLPTAVLFDMDGTLVDTEPYWIEAEIELVRSHGGTWTEADALAMVGTGLEDAAAVFQRQGVRLGVREIVDRLIGRVAARTRERVVYKEGAPELVAALRERGVPLALVTSSEAPLAEVVLDAFGGPGVFDVVVTGDLGHPAKPAPDPYRIGAAGLAERAGRPLARAGMVAVEDSRTGIRSATAAGIFTVGVPNMVPLDDAGADLVLPSLAGVGPEDLGRIVAGARA; the protein is encoded by the coding sequence ATGTCCAGCCTCCCGTCCGCGTCCCCCGACGACCTCCTGCCCACCGCCGTGCTGTTCGACATGGACGGGACCCTGGTGGACACCGAGCCGTACTGGATCGAGGCCGAGATCGAGCTGGTCCGCTCCCACGGGGGCACCTGGACCGAGGCCGACGCCCTGGCCATGGTCGGCACCGGGCTGGAGGACGCCGCCGCCGTGTTCCAGCGGCAGGGGGTGCGCTTAGGTGTTCGGGAGATCGTGGACCGGCTCATCGGCCGGGTCGCGGCCCGCACCCGGGAGCGGGTCGTCTACAAGGAGGGGGCGCCGGAGCTGGTCGCCGCCCTGCGCGAGCGCGGCGTGCCCCTGGCCCTGGTCACCAGCAGCGAGGCGCCACTGGCCGAGGTCGTCCTCGACGCCTTCGGCGGCCCGGGCGTCTTCGACGTCGTCGTCACCGGCGACCTCGGCCACCCGGCGAAGCCGGCCCCCGACCCCTACCGGATCGGCGCCGCCGGTCTCGCCGAGCGCGCCGGCCGGCCGCTGGCGCGCGCCGGCATGGTGGCCGTCGAGGACTCCCGCACGGGCATCCGCTCCGCGACCGCCGCGGGGATCTTCACCGTGGGCGTGCCCAACATGGTCCCGCTCGACGACGCCGGCGCCGACCTCGTGCTGCCGAGCCTCGCCGGCGTGGGCCCCGAGGACCTCGGCCGCATCGTGGCCGGGGCCCGCGCGTGA
- a CDS encoding PAC2 family protein, which yields MGSVSNNFDETFPRPQAGPFGVVREDGDQERVTVLVAAFEGWNDAGDAATDAVQFLATHYGAKDVFEVTSDDYYDYQFSRPLVRRGATGDVKIVWPTTRLSTATVPGTNLDLVLLHGWEPSYRWRSFTAELLEQATLLDVDFVVMVGALLADVPHTRPIPVTKTSDTAELQDELGIDSSQYEGPTGIVGLLSHMASLGGFPTVSLWAAVPHYVAQSPSPKAGLALLRELEELLSITLPLDAIAEDAEAWERGVNELASDDPEIAAYVQQLEEAKDTTDLPEATGDAIAKEFERYLRRRRDEK from the coding sequence GTGGGTTCCGTGAGCAACAACTTCGACGAGACGTTCCCCCGCCCCCAGGCGGGGCCGTTCGGCGTGGTCCGCGAGGACGGTGACCAGGAGCGCGTGACCGTGCTGGTGGCCGCGTTCGAGGGGTGGAACGACGCCGGGGACGCCGCCACGGACGCCGTGCAGTTCCTGGCCACCCACTACGGGGCGAAGGACGTCTTCGAGGTGACCTCGGACGACTACTACGACTACCAGTTCTCCCGGCCCCTCGTGCGGCGGGGGGCGACCGGCGACGTGAAGATCGTCTGGCCCACGACCCGGCTCTCCACCGCCACCGTGCCCGGCACGAACCTCGACCTCGTGCTGCTGCACGGCTGGGAGCCCTCCTACCGGTGGCGCTCCTTCACCGCGGAGCTGCTCGAGCAGGCGACCCTGCTCGACGTCGACTTCGTGGTGATGGTCGGGGCGCTGCTCGCGGACGTGCCGCACACCCGGCCCATCCCGGTGACCAAGACCTCGGACACCGCTGAGCTCCAGGACGAGCTGGGCATCGACTCCTCCCAGTACGAGGGACCCACCGGGATCGTGGGGCTGCTCTCCCACATGGCCTCCCTGGGCGGGTTCCCCACGGTCAGCCTGTGGGCGGCGGTGCCCCACTACGTGGCGCAGTCCCCCTCCCCGAAGGCCGGACTGGCCCTGCTGCGGGAGCTCGAGGAGCTGCTCAGCATCACGCTCCCGCTGGACGCCATCGCCGAGGACGCCGAGGCGTGGGAGCGCGGGGTCAACGAGCTGGCCTCCGACGACCCCGAGATCGCCGCCTACGTCCAGCAGCTCGAGGAGGCCAAGGACACCACGGACCTGCCCGAGGCCACCGGGGACGCGATCGCCAAGGAGTTCGAGCGCTACCTGCGCCGCCGCCGCGACGAGAAGTGA
- the mshC gene encoding cysteine--1-D-myo-inosityl 2-amino-2-deoxy-alpha-D-glucopyranoside ligase: MKAWSARPVPDLPGEAALPVVQDTRLRRRVELPRQERASLYVCGITPYDATHMGHAATYVAFDLLHRAWLDAGTPVDYVQNVTDVDDPLLERATATGVDWRDLAAEQTELFRTDMSALNVLPPQHYVGATEAVGWIVPAVERLVARDLAYRVAGRDGEPDGDVYFDVEAAGALPTDDDDAWVLGDVSHLTPEQMLPLFAERGGDPERPGKRHRLDPLLWRAERPGEPAWDGASLGPGRPGWHIECSLIALEHLPAPFTVQGGGSDLVFPHHEMGAGHCWALTGRPMARHFLHTGMVGLDGEKMSKSKGNLVLVSALRAQGVDPAVIRTAILAHRYTDDWFWTDLVLAGAVARVDAWRRALAVAPEGSAAPLLQAVRTALSDDLDAPAALAALDAWAADALTTGTPGPCGADARLVRDLVDARLGIEL, translated from the coding sequence ATGAAAGCCTGGTCCGCCCGACCCGTTCCCGACCTCCCCGGCGAGGCGGCCCTGCCCGTCGTGCAGGACACCCGGCTGCGGCGGCGGGTGGAGCTGCCCCGGCAGGAGCGGGCGAGCCTCTACGTGTGCGGGATCACCCCGTACGACGCCACCCACATGGGGCACGCCGCCACGTACGTGGCCTTCGACCTGCTGCACCGCGCCTGGCTGGACGCGGGGACCCCGGTGGACTACGTGCAGAACGTCACCGACGTGGACGACCCGCTGCTCGAGCGGGCCACGGCCACCGGCGTGGACTGGCGTGACCTGGCCGCCGAGCAGACCGAGCTGTTCCGCACCGACATGAGCGCGCTGAACGTCCTCCCGCCCCAGCACTACGTGGGCGCGACCGAGGCCGTCGGCTGGATCGTGCCGGCCGTCGAGCGCCTCGTGGCCCGCGACCTCGCCTACCGGGTGGCGGGCCGGGACGGCGAGCCGGACGGGGACGTCTACTTCGACGTGGAGGCCGCGGGCGCGCTGCCCACCGACGACGACGACGCGTGGGTGCTCGGCGACGTCTCCCACCTGACCCCCGAGCAGATGCTGCCGCTGTTCGCCGAGCGCGGCGGGGACCCCGAGCGCCCGGGCAAGCGGCACCGGCTGGATCCGCTGCTGTGGCGTGCGGAGCGCCCCGGAGAGCCTGCCTGGGACGGCGCGTCGCTGGGCCCGGGGCGGCCCGGCTGGCACATCGAGTGCTCGCTCATCGCCCTGGAGCACCTGCCCGCCCCGTTCACCGTCCAGGGCGGCGGCTCGGACCTCGTCTTCCCGCACCACGAGATGGGCGCCGGCCACTGCTGGGCGCTGACCGGCAGGCCCATGGCCCGGCACTTCCTGCACACCGGGATGGTCGGCCTCGACGGGGAGAAGATGTCCAAGTCCAAGGGCAACCTGGTGCTCGTCTCCGCGCTGCGGGCCCAGGGGGTCGATCCCGCCGTGATCCGCACCGCGATCCTCGCCCACCGCTACACCGACGACTGGTTCTGGACCGACCTCGTGCTGGCCGGCGCCGTCGCCCGCGTGGACGCGTGGCGCCGCGCCCTGGCTGTGGCCCCGGAGGGCAGCGCGGCCCCGCTGCTGCAAGCCGTGCGCACCGCCCTGTCCGACGACCTGGACGCCCCCGCGGCGCTGGCGGCGCTGGACGCGTGGGCCGCCGATGCCCTGACCACCGGGACCCCGGGGCCCTGCGGGGCGGACGCCCGGCTGGTCCGGGACCTGGTGGACGCCCGGCTCGGCATCGAGCTCTGA
- a CDS encoding undecaprenyl-diphosphate phosphatase: MNWIETIILGLVQGLTEFLPVSSSAHLRIVGELLPNSADPGAAFTAITQLGTETAVIIYFWRDIVRILKQWTLSLVGRVERSDPDARMGWLIILGSLPIGVLGLLLEDYIDTEFRSLWITATMLVVFGVILAVADRVGRQARHLDDLTVKHGVLFGLAQALALIPGVSRSGGTITAGLLMGYTREAAARYAFLLAIPAVFASGLYKLAQSVGQPQAGPYGMTETLVATGIAFVVAYVIIGWFMHYISNRSYTIFVWYRIALGLAIFVLLGLGVISA, encoded by the coding sequence GTGAATTGGATCGAAACCATCATTCTCGGCCTCGTCCAGGGCCTGACCGAGTTCCTCCCGGTGTCCTCCTCGGCGCACCTGCGCATCGTGGGCGAGCTGCTGCCCAACAGCGCCGACCCCGGCGCCGCGTTCACGGCCATCACCCAGCTGGGCACCGAGACCGCCGTGATCATCTACTTCTGGCGGGACATCGTCCGGATCCTCAAGCAGTGGACCCTGTCCCTGGTGGGCCGCGTGGAGCGCTCGGACCCCGACGCCCGGATGGGGTGGCTGATCATCCTGGGCTCCCTGCCCATCGGCGTGCTCGGGCTGCTGCTGGAGGACTACATCGACACGGAGTTCCGCTCCCTGTGGATCACGGCCACGATGCTGGTGGTCTTCGGCGTGATCCTGGCGGTCGCGGACCGGGTGGGCCGGCAGGCCCGGCACCTGGACGACCTCACCGTCAAGCACGGCGTGCTCTTCGGGCTGGCGCAGGCGCTGGCCCTGATCCCGGGGGTCTCGCGGTCCGGCGGCACGATCACGGCGGGACTGCTGATGGGCTACACGCGCGAGGCCGCGGCCCGCTACGCGTTCCTGCTGGCCATCCCCGCGGTGTTCGCCTCGGGGCTGTACAAGCTGGCGCAGTCCGTGGGACAGCCGCAGGCGGGGCCCTACGGCATGACCGAGACGCTCGTGGCCACGGGCATCGCGTTCGTGGTGGCGTACGTGATCATCGGCTGGTTCATGCACTACATCTCCAACCGCAGCTACACGATCTTCGTCTGGTACCGCATCGCCCTGGGCCTGGCCATCTTCGTGCTCCTGGGCCTCGGGGTGATCAGCGCCTGA
- a CDS encoding primosomal protein yields MSNDPRAALQALVSAFEEHLVAASNRRSDDDPAVDGAYIAIADAFDAYEEALYDAYDEVTPLTVFAEEDDSDDDSDDDDDSDEDDSEDDEELLEDNEMLDEDLVDEEDYEDLDDADGARSAR; encoded by the coding sequence ATGAGCAATGACCCTCGTGCCGCGTTGCAGGCCCTCGTGAGCGCCTTCGAAGAACACCTCGTCGCCGCGTCCAACCGGCGCAGCGACGACGACCCGGCCGTCGACGGCGCCTACATCGCCATCGCCGACGCCTTCGACGCCTACGAGGAGGCGCTCTACGACGCCTACGACGAGGTCACCCCGCTGACCGTCTTCGCGGAGGAGGACGACTCGGACGACGACTCCGACGACGACGACGACTCCGACGAGGACGACTCGGAGGACGACGAGGAGCTCCTGGAGGACAACGAGATGCTCGACGAGGACCTCGTCGACGAGGAGGACTACGAGGACCTCGACGACGCCGACGGGGCGCGCTCGGCCCGCTGA
- a CDS encoding DUF5703 family protein: MREQVRTSSATLTRDADQRYEYLLLTVAPHEPLGDARARLSEHAEYGKWELTRSVLLYGGTRKYWLRRRVMRVERTV, translated from the coding sequence ATGAGAGAACAAGTCCGGACCAGCTCGGCCACCCTCACGAGGGACGCCGACCAGCGCTACGAGTACCTCCTGCTGACCGTGGCGCCGCACGAACCGCTCGGCGACGCGCGGGCCCGGCTCAGCGAGCACGCCGAGTACGGCAAGTGGGAGCTGACCCGTTCCGTGCTGCTCTACGGCGGGACCCGCAAGTACTGGCTGCGCCGCCGGGTGATGCGCGTGGAGCGCACCGTCTGA
- a CDS encoding acyl-CoA dehydrogenase family protein produces MHPATGPQPATARPAPASAGAEAPEDRAAGDLVPETLLPDDLLATFRERAAGYDRENRFFDEDFADLVRIGYPLMLVPRDRGGLGFTLQQAVAAQRRLAAAAPATALGINMHHVLVGVAHTLRLRGDARAERIFELAADGEIFAFGISEAGNDSVLFDSDTSAVAVANGYRITGTKIFTSLSPVWTRLIVHARDDAEEGTPLVFGLLDRAAEGIEVLDDWDTMGMRASQSRTTVLRSVPMPAEQVLTRTPVGPNPDPVVWGVFGCFELLLAAVYTGIADRAVELAVEIAGTRRSRGGGAPRAERPDVRRRIAEAALLRDGVELQLLRLAADVDALGTAGAPDHGPRWFLLFSGVKHRATEAARGVVDLAMRSSGGAQYSRGGELERLYRDVLAGIYHPSDDESVHAAVAKALLGPIGG; encoded by the coding sequence ATGCACCCCGCCACCGGACCGCAGCCCGCGACCGCACGACCCGCACCCGCATCTGCCGGAGCCGAGGCCCCCGAGGACAGGGCGGCCGGGGACCTGGTGCCCGAGACCCTGCTCCCGGACGACCTGCTGGCGACGTTCCGCGAGCGCGCCGCCGGCTACGACCGGGAGAACCGGTTCTTCGACGAGGACTTCGCGGACCTGGTGCGGATCGGCTATCCGCTGATGCTGGTGCCGCGGGACCGGGGCGGCCTGGGGTTCACGCTGCAGCAGGCGGTCGCCGCGCAGCGGCGGCTCGCGGCGGCCGCCCCCGCCACGGCGCTGGGCATCAACATGCACCACGTCCTGGTGGGCGTGGCGCACACTCTGCGCCTGCGCGGGGACGCCCGGGCCGAGCGGATCTTCGAGCTGGCCGCGGACGGGGAGATCTTCGCCTTCGGCATCTCCGAGGCCGGCAACGACTCCGTGCTCTTCGACTCCGACACCAGCGCCGTGGCCGTGGCGAACGGCTACCGGATCACGGGCACCAAGATCTTCACCTCGCTTTCCCCCGTGTGGACCCGGCTGATCGTGCACGCCCGCGACGACGCCGAGGAGGGCACGCCGCTGGTGTTCGGCCTCCTGGACCGGGCGGCGGAGGGCATCGAGGTCCTCGACGACTGGGACACCATGGGCATGCGAGCCTCGCAGTCCCGGACCACGGTGCTGCGCTCGGTGCCGATGCCCGCGGAGCAGGTGCTCACCCGCACCCCGGTGGGCCCGAACCCGGACCCGGTGGTGTGGGGCGTCTTCGGCTGCTTCGAGCTGCTGCTGGCCGCCGTCTACACCGGGATCGCGGACCGTGCGGTGGAGCTGGCCGTGGAGATCGCCGGCACCCGGCGGTCCCGCGGCGGGGGAGCGCCCCGTGCCGAGCGCCCCGACGTCCGCCGGCGGATCGCCGAGGCCGCGCTGCTGCGGGACGGGGTGGAGCTGCAGCTGCTCCGGCTGGCCGCGGACGTGGACGCCCTCGGCACCGCCGGCGCCCCGGACCACGGTCCCCGCTGGTTCCTGCTGTTCTCCGGGGTCAAGCACCGGGCCACCGAGGCGGCCCGCGGGGTCGTCGACCTCGCGATGCGCAGCTCGGGCGGGGCCCAGTACTCCCGGGGCGGGGAGCTGGAGCGGCTGTACCGGGACGTGCTCGCCGGGATCTACCACCCGTCCGACGACGAGTCCGTGCACGCGGCCGTGGCCAAGGCGCTGCTGGGCCCGATCGGGGGCTGA
- a CDS encoding M20/M25/M40 family metallo-hydrolase, whose protein sequence is MTDPQTVPAAAAAASSPEGETVEICRNLIRIDTSNYGSGDAKGERRAAEYVAGLIEEVGLATTVLESAPGRANVFARIEGTDPSADALLVHGHLDVVPAVAADWSVDPFGGEIRDGMIWGRGAVDMKDMDAMMISVLRHMVRTGDRPRRDIVFGFFADEEAGMVYGSHWIAEHHRGLFDGVTDAISEVGGYSATIGGRRAYLLQTAEKGLMWLRLNAQGTAGHGSQINDDNPVTRLSRALTNIGEHQWPVELTKTTRAFLDSVTELTGVEFDPQNPQRLLAELGSVARFVGATLQTTANPTMLEAGYKVNVIPGSAQAGLDVRYLPGQREIVLAKLAELAGDGVSFEFESDDIALEVPFSGTVVDAMVDALHAEDPEAVVLPYMLSGGTDNKSLDPLGITGYGFVPLRLPDELDFPSMFHGVDERVPTDSLEFGSRVLHRLLTRY, encoded by the coding sequence ATGACCGATCCTCAGACCGTTCCCGCCGCGGCGGCCGCGGCGTCGTCGCCCGAGGGCGAGACCGTCGAGATCTGCCGCAACCTCATCCGCATCGACACCTCCAACTACGGCAGCGGCGACGCCAAGGGGGAGCGGCGGGCCGCCGAGTACGTGGCCGGGCTGATCGAGGAGGTCGGTCTCGCCACGACCGTCCTGGAGTCGGCGCCCGGCCGCGCCAACGTCTTCGCCCGGATCGAGGGCACCGACCCCTCCGCCGACGCCCTGCTGGTGCACGGCCACCTGGACGTGGTGCCCGCGGTTGCCGCGGACTGGTCCGTGGACCCGTTCGGGGGTGAGATCCGGGACGGCATGATCTGGGGCCGCGGCGCCGTGGACATGAAGGACATGGACGCCATGATGATCTCGGTGCTGCGCCACATGGTGCGCACCGGGGACCGGCCGCGGCGGGACATCGTCTTCGGCTTCTTCGCCGACGAGGAGGCCGGCATGGTGTACGGCTCCCACTGGATCGCGGAGCACCACCGCGGTCTCTTCGACGGCGTCACCGACGCCATCAGCGAGGTCGGCGGGTACTCGGCCACCATCGGCGGCCGGCGGGCCTACCTGCTGCAGACGGCGGAGAAGGGCCTCATGTGGCTGCGCCTCAACGCGCAGGGCACGGCCGGGCACGGCTCCCAGATCAACGACGACAACCCGGTCACCCGGCTCTCGAGGGCGCTGACCAACATCGGCGAGCACCAGTGGCCCGTGGAGCTCACCAAGACCACCCGGGCGTTCCTGGACTCGGTCACCGAGCTGACGGGCGTGGAGTTCGACCCCCAGAACCCCCAGCGGCTGCTCGCCGAGCTCGGCTCCGTGGCACGGTTCGTGGGCGCGACCCTGCAGACCACCGCGAACCCGACGATGCTCGAGGCGGGCTACAAGGTCAACGTCATCCCCGGCTCCGCCCAGGCGGGGCTGGACGTGCGCTACCTGCCGGGCCAGCGCGAGATCGTGCTGGCGAAGCTCGCGGAGCTCGCCGGGGACGGGGTGTCCTTCGAGTTCGAGTCGGACGACATCGCCCTCGAGGTGCCGTTCTCCGGCACCGTGGTCGACGCCATGGTCGACGCGCTGCACGCCGAGGACCCCGAGGCGGTCGTGCTGCCGTACATGCTCTCCGGCGGGACGGACAACAAGTCCCTGGACCCGCTCGGCATCACCGGCTACGGGTTCGTGCCGCTGCGCCTGCCCGACGAGCTCGACTTCCCGTCCATGTTCCACGGCGTGGACGAGCGCGTGCCCACGGACTCCCTGGAGTTCGGCTCCCGCGTGCTGCACCGGCTGCTGACCCGGTACTGA
- a CDS encoding CAP domain-containing protein, with product MAALALSAGIGVTTLAGTSLLAGPAAHAAAQDIVAVDAATRQADAQLILDEINRYRESLGVKPLKYSATLSQVVQKESDRQIVEEKFSHSTTFLTDPRTGPWTSANEVIALEHHRDVRALVAWWKSSAAHDKAIKDPRHEVIGIGLTYADGRLENSGQPWQVLSTVNLYGYANGGAPADASTRVNGAPAYTYETSTPVQPPAGYGVAGAIGAKYHALGGAAVVGQPVTAERGGLRAGGVYQEFSLNGRKSTLYWSPATGAHRVENATVIGQKFVAGGRENGYGFPTTEERRLADGSSYQVFSRDGALTKVLWTRAHGARAVHETGAIGRAWKAAGFERGYGYPVTDEIRTGATVYQRFSNGYRVNWSPATGQVWVTGW from the coding sequence ATGGCCGCTCTGGCCCTCTCCGCCGGCATCGGCGTCACCACGCTCGCCGGCACCTCGCTGCTGGCCGGTCCGGCGGCCCACGCCGCCGCGCAGGACATCGTCGCGGTGGACGCCGCCACGCGTCAGGCCGACGCCCAGCTGATCCTCGACGAGATCAACCGCTACCGCGAGTCCCTCGGCGTGAAGCCGCTCAAGTACTCCGCCACGCTGTCCCAGGTGGTGCAGAAGGAGTCCGACCGGCAGATCGTCGAGGAGAAGTTCTCGCACAGCACCACCTTCCTCACCGATCCGCGCACCGGGCCCTGGACCAGCGCCAACGAGGTGATCGCCCTGGAACACCACCGGGACGTGCGCGCCCTGGTGGCGTGGTGGAAGTCCTCGGCCGCCCACGACAAGGCGATCAAGGACCCGCGCCACGAGGTGATCGGCATCGGCCTCACCTACGCGGACGGCCGGCTCGAGAACTCCGGGCAGCCCTGGCAGGTGCTCTCCACCGTCAACCTCTACGGGTACGCCAACGGCGGCGCGCCCGCGGACGCCTCTACGCGCGTGAACGGGGCCCCGGCCTACACCTACGAGACGTCGACGCCCGTCCAGCCCCCGGCAGGCTACGGCGTGGCCGGCGCCATCGGCGCGAAGTACCACGCCCTGGGCGGCGCCGCGGTCGTCGGTCAGCCCGTGACGGCGGAGCGCGGCGGGCTGCGCGCCGGAGGCGTCTACCAGGAGTTCTCCCTGAACGGGCGCAAGTCCACCCTGTACTGGAGCCCGGCCACGGGCGCCCACCGGGTGGAGAACGCCACGGTCATCGGCCAGAAGTTCGTGGCCGGGGGGCGGGAGAACGGCTACGGCTTCCCGACCACGGAGGAGCGCCGGCTGGCCGACGGGTCCTCCTACCAGGTCTTCTCCCGGGACGGGGCGCTCACCAAGGTGCTGTGGACCCGGGCCCACGGCGCGCGTGCGGTGCACGAGACCGGCGCCATCGGCCGCGCCTGGAAGGCCGCCGGCTTCGAGCGGGGCTACGGCTACCCGGTCACCGACGAGATCCGCACCGGGGCCACCGTCTACCAGCGCTTCTCGAACGGGTACAGGGTGAACTGGTCCCCGGCCACCGGTCAGGTGTGGGTCACCGGCTGGTGA